A window of Glycine soja cultivar W05 chromosome 2, ASM419377v2, whole genome shotgun sequence genomic DNA:
TCTGGCTAGCCCACATGGTACAAAAAGCCAAAGATATGGTGAGAAAAATGCCTATTTTCTTCAAGACTGCACTTAATTCTTTCTCATGACTTTTGACACCAACAAACCAATTAACCTCATTATTTGACTCATTCCAAATTTCCACTTCTTCCTTCAAATAAACACAATGCATCAACACAAGTGCAAAGACGAATACAATTGCACTTGCAATTGTCTTTGAAGGTTTTATAAGCTTCCCCATCACATAGGCCTTAACCTTATTCCTTAATGAAGACCCTTTGTTCTCCATTATCATTAGCATTGCCTCTGCATTCTCTACATAATGATTGTTATGTGCCATCACTGAATTGATGAGGTGAACTTGAACAGTTTGTGAAGGAACTATTTGGTGAAAGAATGTCTCCACTACTTGATGAGTCGAAACTAACATTCCATGATTGACCTTTATTTCCTCAACGACCTCAAAGCTAGGAGAacttgaataatcatctatgTTACCATCTTCTATGAAGTTCTCGTTAGGGTCATCATTGTCATTGATGAAGCCCAATGAGAAATCGTTGATTTCAGTGTCGTCATTGTGCTCCTTGTTGCTATGTTGCTCAGATTCTGATCATCCAGCAATTACTAGAAGATTAGAAGTTTGCATAAACCATTATCATTTaccgaaaaaataaaaataagaataaatccAAGCAACCATGCATGGGATTCTTAATGTATACCTTGCACCTCATTAGTTTGGAAGCTTGAAATATCTTCTATTGGGACAATCTTTTGTTCTTCCATCTGTACGTCCAATTGGTCAGACTAACAATCATATAAACCTATTgatcattaataaattataaaaaaaaaattgactcataaaaatcaaagatcatgttaaaaaatttaaaataactcatATATTATGTTGAACTAACTGAATTAgactaaatattttaagagaCCTCAACAAGGTATCAAATTATACATTTGATAGATTGACACTTTTAGgttaaaatataacattttagtataaaaaaatataattaataataataataattcagagaaaaaaatattatttttaaaaatgagaaaaaattaatggtaaataattttttcaattcaagGGATAAGAAATAAGACATACAGTGAGTGTACACACATGATTTCAATCCCTCAAACAATACCGTTaagatatatataattcattttttattttttttgcaataatAGCCTTAAGCCAATTCATACAGTTTTCtcattgaaataaaatctgAAATGGGCTAATTAAAATTCATGTAGCAAAGAAACTTGAACAAataaacaatattaatataccTTTTGTAAATCTTCACTTGACATTCCAACCCATCTTAAATTCTCCACCATCCTCTCTGCCTTAAATTCTTCATCCACATCTCCGATCTCTATTGTCCTTGTGTTTGCATCTTCCCATGTTTTGTCAGCATACCTCATTGAGCTCATTCCATGATTTGAATGATTGTAATTAGTGCCAACCATGAAGGTAAAATCATCTTCACGAGGagcataattatcattattgcCACCCCATTCCTGCGAGTAGTTGGATTGATTTATTAATTCCTGAGAAACTTGAGCAACTGAAAGAATTTCCTGCAAGATATCTGTTTCAGTTCTGCTTCCTTGCATGGAACCGGAGGCTTGTGTCATTTTCAGCTCTGAGATTCCAACTTGAGGGAAGTCATCCACCTCCAAAGGAGGCAAAACAAACCTATGCTGCATCCTTGCATACTCTAGTGCTATATCCACCTTCAAGTTAATTAGATCAAGTGTAAGAGGAAAGATAACATTAAGCAAAATTAGCTTAAATACATTTTGTCTCTAAATagtactatatatattttttagttgtaattcttacaaaatatttatttgattttattatctgcatttaacaaaaatattgggGTTTTAGTTTTTCTCACTATTAATTATAAGTACATATTTTGTAAttcttaaaaactaaaaatgataatatctAAATTACAGATCTTTGTTTGCACTTGCAtgtattcaaatatttaatttggacAAAAAAGAAAGTTGTGTACGTACCTTAGATGGAGGGTATGCTATGGCTCCAAATTTGGAAAATGAAGAAGTTGGAAGACTAAATAAAGGGTCTTGTGATGAGAAGTGTGACCATTTCTCATGATCCCTTGTCATGATCCCACTATTGATTGTGAGAGAAGTCTCGTTTCCCATGTTGTGTGGTGAGCAAGCATCCACCGGCATAAAATAATTTGTGCTATCTAAATCTTCGCCCCTTCCTTCAGGGTATATTTCAATACTTGATGAATGATCACTTGTAATTTGGTTGGCATTGGGAACATTAACATAGTGATGCTCCCCAACTTTTGGAGGAATCACTGCAGTCTTCTTGACCACACGGCAAAGAGCATATGCATCCTGAAAAATTACATTTCCCAAAATTCAAAAGAGAGCCAtatcaagaattaaaaaaatatgcttaGGGATTAGACATCTATGGTggaagggagaaggaaagaagaagaaattgtgGATTTAAATCTCTGTCactgatatttttaataaaattaataaattaacatctatagataaaaaaatggtaTAAAATTTTATCCAAAAGATACTCTACAAAGAGCATGGTTAACGCAATTAATATCTTTTTCCGTTTATACTTAATActctatattatatatatatgaaggaTTTTGATTGTACGTGTACGGTTAATATGAAGGACTATCATCAGATAAATTTGTATCTATATACGTAAAagaaatagacttaggtggtttaggcatgtagagagaagaccggtagactctgtagtgaggagagtaaaccagatgaagagaagacaaacaattcgaggcagagaaagacccaaaaagactataagagaggttatcaaaaaggatctcgaacttaatgatttggatagaagtatggtacttgatagaacattatggcggaagttgattcATGTAGCCGACcacacctagtgggataaggcgttgttgttgttgtatacgtaaaagaaataaaatgaaatgaaaaaaatgaagaggtGATGAATACCTGCAAGCCTGAATTGGTTTCGCATTCTCTCTCATCAAGACGGTATTCATGCATAACCCAATTTGTACGAGAGCCATGGGGTGCTCTTCCTCGATAGTAAACTAGGGTTTTCTTCATGCCCACAGCCCGAGCCTGGGAATTTACTTTTCTATCCTTCCCCGTGGCCTTCCAATATCCAGATTTGGTTGCACGGTTTGTTCTTGATCCATTTGGGTACTTCCTATCTCGAGGGCTATAGAAATACCACTCCAAATCCTTTCCTGGTAACAATGATTtccctgtaattttttttaaaaatggttaaatattcaaaattgattttaatattttcatacgAACATGAAGTAAATTATCATACACATTCTAGCGAAAGtagcaaaaaattattatttttaatattgagttttttttttcttcatatttcatAGTTTTCACGTTAAATTCGTAAGGTGATAAAGCAAATGGCAATGGGAGAATAAGAAACGCAAAGTATATTGCATGGGAGTCGTGTATAAATGTATTAATTGTATCGCGTACAATGCAATCCTTTTCTTTATCATACGCTTTTTGACTTGGGAATCTACTATTGTCTCATTACTAGTTTACTACTAATCATGACGGTCACAATAGGAACCCTAAAAGGTGAAGGGACCATCCTCTTTAAAAGTCTTAAGTACAGTCCTTTCCACCATGCATATATCACATTAGATATTTTATGATAAAGcaggaaaatatacttgaccGAGAAAGCAAGTATGTGTTTCATCATCACTGAATAAAGATCGGAAGCAAATCTCAACAAAAGCGCGTGCCCACTTTTTTAAGATATAGTTTTTTGCATTCTAATAAGCTGTCCAAAATCATTAAGGAATAGTGATTTACAAATAagcgaaaaaaaaagagatcttTTATTAAAACTCCTCTTGATGATGTTAAAATTTGCGCGTCATCATGGGATTTCCATATCGTCAATGTTCAAGACTAAagtcaacaaaataaattttacatataatatGGTGCTGGATGGTGTATTAGTTAGAATAAGA
This region includes:
- the LOC114397704 gene encoding NAC domain-containing protein 86-like isoform X2, translated to MAPVLPPGFRFHPTDEELVAYYLKRKINGRKIELEIIPEVDLYKCEPWDLPGKSLLPGKDLEWYFYSPRDRKYPNGSRTNRATKSGYWKATGKDRKVNSQARAVGMKKTLVYYRGRAPHGSRTNWVMHEYRLDERECETNSGLQDAYALCRVVKKTAVIPPKVGEHHYVNVPNANQITSDHSSSIEIYPEGRGEDLDSTNYFMPVDACSPHNMGNETSLTINSGIMTRDHEKWSHFSSQDPLFSLPTSSFSKFGAIAYPPSKVDIALEYARMQHRFVLPPLEVDDFPQVGISELKMTQASGSMQGSRTETDILQEILSVAQVSQELINQSNYSQEWGGNNDNYAPREDDFTFMVGTNYNHSNHGMSSMRYADKTWEDANTRTIEIGDVDEEFKAERMVENLRWVGMSSEDLQKMEEQKIVPIEDISSFQTNEVQVIAG
- the LOC114397704 gene encoding NAC domain-containing protein 86-like isoform X1, producing the protein MAPVLPPGFRFHPTDEELVAYYLKRKINGRKIELEIIPEVDLYKCEPWDLPGKSLLPGKDLEWYFYSPRDRKYPNGSRTNRATKSGYWKATGKDRKVNSQARAVGMKKTLVYYRGRAPHGSRTNWVMHEYRLDERECETNSGLQDAYALCRVVKKTAVIPPKVGEHHYVNVPNANQITSDHSSSIEIYPEGRGEDLDSTNYFMPVDACSPHNMGNETSLTINSGIMTRDHEKWSHFSSQDPLFSLPTSSFSKFGAIAYPPSKVDIALEYARMQHRFVLPPLEVDDFPQVGISELKMTQASGSMQGSRTETDILQEILSVAQVSQELINQSNYSQEWGGNNDNYAPREDDFTFMVGTNYNHSNHGMSSMRYADKTWEDANTRTIEIGDVDEEFKAERMVENLRWVGMSSEDLQKMEEQKIVPIEDISSFQTNEVQESEQHSNKEHNDDTEINDFSLGFINDNDDPNENFIEDGNIDDYSSSPSFEVVEEIKVNHGMLVSTHQVVETFFHQIVPSQTVQVHLINSVMAHNNHYVENAEAMLMIMENKGSSLRNKVKAYVMGKLIKPSKTIASAIVFVFALVLMHCVYLKEEVEIWNESNNEVNWFVGVKSHEKELSAVLKKIGIFLTISLAFCTMWASQNMVVNP